The following proteins are encoded in a genomic region of Vibrio tasmaniensis:
- the panP gene encoding pyridoxal-dependent aspartate 1-decarboxylase PanP, protein MVTEQKTADVSFDSLLRIFTVPEGPDSTLTQIEDKLSRNLNQFLREHIVAEEKPLREIEKDFSNAHIPEQPEFVSEHTEHLLDSLVSHSVHTSSPSFIGHMTSALPYFLMPLSKIMIALNQNLVKIETSKAFTPLERQVLGMLHRLIYQDSDQFYSRWMHSANHSLGAFCSGGTIANITALWVARNNALKAQGSFKGVEKEGLFKAMKHYDYEGLAILVSERGHYSLKKAADVLGIGQEGLVSVKTDNDNRICTDDLRLKIEQLKQNKIKPFAVIGVAGTTETGNIDPLRDIAEVCAESDCHFHVDAAWGGATLMSNNHRHLLDGIELADSVTIDAHKQLYIPMGAGMVLFKKPDAMTAIEHHAQYILRKGSKDLGSHTLEGSRSGMAMLVYASMHIISRPGYELLIDQSINKARYFADLIKEQNDFELVSEPELCLLTYRYVPESVKAALLKAEPEHRVELNELLNELTKFIQKKQRETGKSFVSRTRLNPEVWAHQPIIVFRVVLANPLTGNDILSSVLEEQREISKLAPNLMSKITKLVKLINA, encoded by the coding sequence ATGGTTACGGAACAAAAAACAGCAGATGTTAGCTTCGACAGTCTTCTACGTATCTTTACAGTACCCGAAGGCCCAGATTCAACACTCACTCAAATTGAAGACAAACTTTCAAGAAACCTGAATCAATTCTTACGTGAACACATTGTGGCTGAAGAAAAGCCGCTGCGTGAAATTGAGAAAGATTTTTCAAATGCTCATATCCCAGAGCAGCCTGAGTTTGTTTCTGAACATACTGAGCATCTCCTCGATTCTCTCGTGTCTCACTCGGTTCACACGTCTTCGCCAAGTTTCATTGGCCATATGACCTCTGCGTTGCCGTACTTCCTGATGCCGCTTTCTAAAATCATGATTGCGTTGAATCAGAATCTAGTAAAAATCGAGACCTCAAAAGCTTTCACTCCCCTAGAACGTCAAGTTCTGGGCATGTTACATCGCCTGATTTATCAAGATAGCGACCAGTTTTATTCTCGCTGGATGCACAGTGCAAACCACTCTTTAGGTGCGTTTTGTTCTGGTGGTACCATCGCGAATATTACGGCGCTTTGGGTTGCACGTAACAATGCACTAAAGGCACAAGGTTCGTTCAAAGGCGTAGAAAAAGAAGGCCTGTTTAAAGCCATGAAGCACTATGACTATGAAGGCCTAGCCATCTTAGTCTCTGAACGTGGTCACTACTCTCTGAAAAAAGCTGCGGATGTACTTGGTATTGGTCAAGAAGGTCTAGTGTCTGTTAAGACGGATAACGACAACCGCATTTGTACAGACGATCTAAGGCTCAAGATTGAACAGCTCAAGCAGAACAAGATAAAGCCATTCGCTGTCATTGGTGTGGCAGGTACAACCGAAACCGGTAATATCGACCCTCTAAGAGACATTGCAGAGGTGTGTGCCGAATCTGATTGTCATTTCCATGTTGATGCCGCTTGGGGCGGTGCGACTCTAATGTCAAACAACCATCGTCATCTACTTGATGGTATTGAATTGGCTGACTCAGTCACGATTGATGCGCATAAACAGCTTTATATCCCTATGGGTGCAGGCATGGTTTTGTTTAAGAAGCCAGATGCGATGACAGCGATTGAGCATCACGCTCAATACATCCTTCGTAAAGGTTCAAAAGACTTAGGTAGCCATACGTTAGAAGGCTCTCGTTCAGGTATGGCAATGTTGGTCTACGCCTCAATGCACATCATTAGTCGTCCTGGATATGAACTGCTGATCGACCAGAGCATCAACAAAGCGCGCTACTTTGCCGATCTTATTAAAGAGCAGAACGACTTCGAACTGGTTTCAGAACCTGAGCTTTGCCTACTGACTTATCGCTATGTACCTGAATCAGTCAAAGCAGCACTGCTTAAAGCTGAGCCTGAACATCGTGTCGAATTGAATGAGTTACTCAATGAGCTTACTAAGTTTATTCAGAAGAAGCAGCGTGAAACGGGTAAGTCTTTTGTATCGCGAACGCGTTTAAACCCCGAAGTATGGGCGCATCAGCCAATCATCGTTTTCCGTGTAGTATTAGCAAACCCACTAACGGGCAATGATATCCTCTCTTCAGTGCTTGAAGAACAGCGTGAAATCTCTAAACTAGCACCTAACTTGATGAGTAAAATCACCAAACTGGTTAAGCTAATCAACGCATAG
- a CDS encoding helix-turn-helix domain-containing protein, producing the protein MSKYSRELKCIIAKQCLGGASSRDLAKQYSISSRQIRYWAQVFAIHGTDSFLPTKHAATAQTKRKALNLMWTNEWSLTHTSAVLNLSSPGILSVWLKRFNELGIKGLKIRHKGSPSMKQQPQRTTKPDNEMTLEELREELVYLRTENAVLKKLEELEQEKNRRTKKKRS; encoded by the coding sequence ATGTCCAAATATAGCCGAGAGCTAAAATGTATCATTGCTAAACAATGTTTAGGTGGCGCGTCATCTCGCGATTTAGCAAAACAATATTCAATTTCTTCGAGACAGATACGGTATTGGGCTCAAGTCTTTGCCATCCATGGTACTGATTCATTTTTACCCACTAAGCATGCTGCTACTGCTCAGACAAAACGAAAAGCATTGAATTTAATGTGGACGAATGAATGGTCTCTCACGCACACTAGCGCAGTATTAAATCTCTCATCCCCTGGAATACTCTCTGTCTGGCTCAAACGATTTAATGAGCTCGGTATCAAGGGGCTCAAAATACGCCATAAAGGAAGCCCCTCAATGAAACAGCAACCTCAACGTACCACTAAGCCTGATAATGAAATGACACTTGAGGAGCTAAGAGAGGAGTTGGTCTACTTACGAACTGAGAATGCCGTTCTAAAAAAGTTGGAAGAGTTGGAGCAGGAAAAAAACCGTCGAACAAAGAAAAAGCGGTCATAG
- a CDS encoding MurR/RpiR family transcriptional regulator yields the protein MNTLEKIQKNLENFSKSERKVAEVIMASPQTAIHSSIATLAKMADVSEPTVNRFCRRLDTKGFPDFKLHLAQSLANGTPYVNRNVEEDDGPDAYTHKIFESTMACLDVAKNSLDAMQVNRAVDLLTQAKRISFFGLGASSAVAKDAQNKFIRFNIPITCFEDIVMQRMSCINCSDNDVIVLISHTGRTKSQVEIANLARENGATVIAITAKDSPLDKASSLSISLDVPEDTDVYMPMASRVVQMTVIDVLATGFTLRRGSGFRENLKRVKESLRDSRYEKYSQF from the coding sequence ATGAATACATTAGAAAAAATACAAAAAAACCTGGAAAATTTCAGCAAGTCTGAGCGTAAGGTAGCCGAAGTAATTATGGCTTCCCCTCAAACTGCAATTCATTCTAGCATTGCTACCTTAGCTAAAATGGCTGACGTGAGTGAGCCTACAGTTAACCGCTTCTGTCGTCGTTTAGACACAAAGGGCTTCCCTGACTTTAAACTTCACCTAGCTCAAAGCTTGGCGAACGGTACACCTTACGTGAACCGTAATGTTGAAGAAGATGACGGCCCAGATGCTTACACGCATAAGATTTTTGAATCAACTATGGCTTGTCTAGATGTTGCTAAAAACAGTTTAGACGCGATGCAAGTAAACCGTGCGGTTGACTTGCTGACTCAAGCAAAACGCATTTCTTTCTTCGGACTGGGTGCCTCTTCTGCTGTAGCCAAAGATGCTCAAAACAAGTTCATTCGTTTCAATATCCCAATCACTTGTTTCGAAGACATCGTGATGCAACGTATGAGCTGCATTAACTGCAGTGATAACGATGTTATTGTTCTTATCTCTCACACTGGCCGCACTAAAAGCCAAGTAGAGATTGCGAACTTAGCTCGTGAGAACGGCGCGACAGTTATCGCTATCACAGCAAAAGACTCTCCGCTAGATAAAGCGAGTTCTCTGTCTATCTCATTGGATGTACCGGAAGACACTGACGTTTACATGCCAATGGCAAGTCGTGTGGTTCAAATGACGGTTATTGATGTGTTAGCGACAGGCTTTACGCTTCGTCGTGGTTCTGGTTTCAGAGAGAACCTAAAACGCGTTAAAGAGTCACTTCGTGATTCACGTTACGAAAAGTACTCTCAGTTCTAA
- the fabV gene encoding enoyl-ACP reductase FabV, translated as MIIKPRIRGFICTTTHPVGCEANVKEQIAYTKAQGPIANAPKRVLVVGSSSGYGLSSRIAAAFGGGASTIGVFFEKAGTEKKPGTAGFYNSAAFDKLAKEEGLYSKSLNGDAFSNEAKQKTIDLIKEDLGQIDMVVYSLASPVRKMPETGEVIRSSLKPIGETYTSTAVDTNKDAIIEASVEPATEEEIKDTVTVMGGEDWELWINALSEAGVLADGCKTVAYSYIGTELTWPIYWDGALGKAKMDLDRAASALNEKLGQTGGTANVAVLKSVVTQASSAIPVMPLYIAMVFKKMREEGIHEGCMEQIFRMFSQRLYKADGSAAEVDEVNRLRLDDLELRDDIQEHCRNLWPQITTENLKELTDYVEYKEEFLKLFGFGVDGVDYEADVETAVEFDVADI; from the coding sequence ATGATCATCAAACCTCGAATTCGCGGATTCATCTGTACTACAACACATCCAGTCGGTTGTGAAGCTAATGTAAAAGAACAAATTGCTTACACAAAAGCTCAAGGCCCAATCGCAAATGCACCTAAACGTGTACTCGTTGTTGGCTCTTCAAGTGGCTACGGCTTGTCTTCACGTATTGCGGCTGCATTTGGTGGCGGCGCTTCAACTATCGGTGTTTTCTTCGAGAAAGCCGGTACTGAGAAAAAGCCGGGCACAGCTGGTTTTTACAACTCAGCAGCGTTCGATAAGCTAGCTAAAGAAGAAGGCCTGTATTCAAAAAGCCTTAACGGCGATGCTTTCTCTAACGAAGCTAAACAGAAAACAATTGACCTTATCAAAGAAGATCTGGGTCAAATCGATATGGTTGTGTACTCACTGGCATCTCCAGTGCGTAAAATGCCAGAGACTGGCGAAGTGATTCGTTCATCTCTAAAACCTATCGGCGAAACGTACACATCTACAGCAGTAGATACAAACAAAGATGCGATCATCGAAGCAAGCGTTGAGCCTGCTACTGAAGAAGAGATCAAAGACACTGTTACTGTTATGGGCGGTGAAGATTGGGAACTTTGGATTAACGCACTTTCTGAAGCGGGTGTTCTAGCTGACGGTTGTAAGACTGTTGCTTACAGCTACATCGGTACTGAACTAACGTGGCCAATCTACTGGGATGGCGCGCTAGGCAAAGCTAAGATGGATCTAGATCGTGCAGCGTCAGCGCTTAACGAGAAGCTAGGCCAAACTGGCGGTACTGCGAACGTTGCTGTTCTTAAGTCTGTTGTGACTCAAGCAAGCTCTGCTATTCCTGTTATGCCTCTTTACATCGCAATGGTGTTCAAGAAGATGCGTGAAGAAGGTATTCACGAAGGTTGTATGGAACAGATTTTCCGTATGTTCAGCCAACGTCTATACAAAGCAGATGGCAGCGCAGCAGAAGTTGATGAAGTGAACCGTCTACGTCTAGACGACCTAGAACTTCGTGATGACATTCAAGAGCATTGTCGTAACCTATGGCCTCAAATCACAACTGAAAACCTAAAAGAACTGACTGACTACGTTGAGTACAAAGAAGAGTTCTTGAAGCTGTTCGGTTTCGGTGTTGACGGTGTTGATTACGAGGCTGACGTTGAGACAGCTGTTGAATTTGATGTAGCTGACATCTAA
- a CDS encoding IS3 family transposase, which produces MALTLKGKYPLKHLLQTLQLAKSVFYYQAQTSKRPNNYERELRLIKSIYHEHKGRYGYRRIHLELKNQGFALNHKTVQRLMAQLNLKSTVRIKKYRSYRGESGTAAPNVLERDFSATQPDEKWVTDVTEFKVKEQKVYLSPVVDLFTQEVVAYRVAKNACLPLVTDMLTEAISTLKPNSKPIIHSDQGWQYRHRQYQEKVAESGLTQSMSRKGNCLDNAVAENFFALLKTEMYHNQSFEDADALIEQIKEYIEYYNTKRIKVKLKGLTPIEYRAQALKAA; this is translated from the coding sequence ATAGCTCTAACTCTTAAAGGCAAGTATCCATTGAAGCACTTACTGCAGACTCTACAGCTGGCAAAAAGTGTCTTTTATTATCAGGCTCAAACGAGCAAGCGCCCAAATAACTACGAACGTGAGCTGCGGTTGATAAAGTCAATTTATCATGAGCATAAGGGTCGATACGGCTACCGCCGTATTCACTTGGAACTAAAAAATCAGGGGTTCGCACTTAACCACAAAACGGTTCAAAGGCTTATGGCTCAGCTCAATCTTAAATCGACGGTCAGGATTAAAAAGTATCGTTCATACCGAGGAGAATCTGGAACAGCTGCTCCTAACGTGCTTGAAAGAGATTTTAGTGCGACTCAACCCGATGAAAAGTGGGTAACGGATGTCACGGAGTTCAAAGTCAAAGAGCAGAAAGTATACTTGTCTCCCGTGGTCGACTTGTTTACTCAGGAAGTGGTTGCTTATAGAGTGGCCAAAAATGCCTGCTTGCCGCTTGTCACGGATATGCTGACGGAAGCCATATCAACGCTTAAACCCAACTCAAAGCCAATTATACATAGCGATCAAGGTTGGCAATATCGCCATCGACAGTATCAGGAAAAGGTAGCGGAGAGTGGGTTAACGCAAAGTATGTCTAGAAAAGGTAACTGCTTGGATAATGCCGTTGCTGAAAACTTTTTTGCTTTACTCAAAACAGAGATGTATCACAATCAAAGCTTTGAAGATGCAGATGCTCTGATAGAGCAAATTAAAGAATACATCGAGTACTACAATACGAAACGTATAAAAGTGAAACTAAAAGGCCTGACTCCGATAGAATATCGAGCTCAGGCCTTGAAAGCCGCTTAA
- a CDS encoding HDOD domain-containing protein, whose protein sequence is MNHLSFFWLPQNKALLLKGLESEFAQLVGHSISAGKITLPPIPEVVLKIQKLCTLEPTGVAEVAECLLEDPGLTAIVIRVANSVVFNRRNITCVDVMTAVSRLGILRVRDIVTAQAIEQLKHSVNLSKECNELLVQSASVSKELAATMVLVTNLFKELSPTEYRYLEHEKSLLVGLLADIGLFCLVSEYHLYLDNGNYLDHDIALQIFQGQCSATSKLVLRRWGFDSDFIDVCSNTTNSHEEREVSYLDIARIANHLLMFRNKDDNIDEHEVELNVTGAEVLYKLSNLSKPDFNAKLSDVINTSGF, encoded by the coding sequence ATGAATCATTTATCATTTTTCTGGCTACCACAAAATAAAGCTCTTCTCCTTAAGGGCCTAGAATCCGAGTTTGCCCAACTTGTTGGACATTCCATCTCAGCGGGAAAAATAACTCTTCCTCCGATTCCTGAGGTTGTACTTAAAATTCAAAAGCTTTGTACTCTTGAACCAACAGGCGTCGCTGAAGTTGCCGAGTGCTTACTTGAAGACCCAGGGCTAACAGCAATCGTGATTCGTGTTGCTAACTCTGTTGTATTCAACAGACGCAATATCACTTGTGTCGATGTTATGACGGCCGTATCGCGTCTTGGTATATTGAGGGTGCGTGACATTGTCACGGCTCAGGCTATTGAGCAACTTAAACATTCCGTCAATTTGAGTAAAGAGTGTAACGAGCTATTGGTTCAGAGCGCTTCTGTATCAAAAGAACTCGCCGCAACTATGGTGTTAGTCACTAACCTATTTAAAGAGCTATCCCCTACCGAATACCGTTATCTAGAGCATGAAAAGTCACTACTTGTTGGGTTGCTCGCAGACATAGGTTTGTTCTGTTTGGTTAGCGAATATCACCTCTACCTAGACAACGGGAACTACTTAGATCACGACATCGCACTGCAAATATTCCAAGGCCAGTGTTCGGCGACAAGTAAGCTAGTTTTACGACGTTGGGGTTTCGACAGCGACTTTATCGATGTTTGCAGTAACACCACTAATAGTCACGAAGAACGCGAAGTGTCTTACCTTGATATTGCGCGAATAGCTAACCACCTACTGATGTTTAGAAACAAGGATGACAACATCGATGAGCACGAAGTAGAACTGAACGTCACAGGAGCGGAAGTGCTTTATAAATTAAGCAACTTGAGCAAACCGGATTTTAATGCAAAGCTAAGTGACGTGATCAATACTAGCGGCTTCTAA
- a CDS encoding lysine exporter LysO family protein, translating to MFTGMIFIFSPLVVGYLFSISNAQTLDFINRSTSRLIYVILALMGLSLAALDNLGSNLQTILLYTATFFVCLSVCNLMALPAIDKLLPLQTDSCNKKLPLSSMAMESGKLILVVGSGLIAGLVLPIGLGWVDTASEWILFVLLFFIGIQLRNSGLTLRQILLNKHGMVIAIAIIVTSMLGGVIAAYVLDIPLFKALAMSSGFGWYSLAGILMGDAFGPVYGGASFMLELLRELVALVLIPVLIRSYPCTSIGYAGATAMDFTLPVIQTTGGVRCVPVAIVSGFILSLLVPILMLFFVSLAN from the coding sequence ATGTTTACAGGGATGATCTTTATATTTTCGCCACTCGTCGTGGGGTATCTTTTTTCAATATCAAACGCTCAGACGCTAGATTTTATCAACCGCTCTACTTCGCGGTTGATCTACGTGATTCTCGCTTTGATGGGACTAAGCTTAGCTGCCCTCGATAACCTAGGCAGTAACCTGCAGACAATCCTTCTATACACCGCCACCTTCTTTGTCTGCTTAAGCGTTTGTAACCTAATGGCGCTGCCCGCTATTGATAAGTTACTGCCACTCCAGACTGACAGCTGTAACAAGAAACTTCCTCTATCTTCTATGGCGATGGAGTCTGGCAAACTCATCTTAGTGGTAGGTTCCGGCCTTATCGCTGGTTTAGTTCTGCCTATTGGACTTGGTTGGGTTGATACCGCCAGTGAATGGATTCTGTTTGTTTTACTGTTCTTTATTGGCATTCAGCTACGCAATAGCGGACTAACACTTCGTCAGATCTTGCTCAACAAACACGGCATGGTAATCGCAATCGCGATCATCGTCACCTCAATGCTAGGTGGTGTCATTGCGGCTTATGTCCTTGATATCCCTCTGTTCAAAGCCTTGGCAATGTCTTCTGGGTTTGGCTGGTATTCATTAGCCGGCATCTTGATGGGCGACGCCTTTGGTCCTGTTTATGGCGGCGCTTCATTCATGCTTGAGCTGTTAAGAGAGTTAGTTGCCTTAGTACTGATTCCAGTGCTAATTCGCAGCTACCCATGTACTTCTATTGGCTATGCTGGTGCAACCGCGATGGATTTCACATTACCTGTTATTCAAACCACAGGTGGCGTTCGATGCGTCCCTGTCGCTATCGTAAGTGGCTTTATCCTCAGCCTGCTTGTCCCGATTTTGATGTTGTTCTTTGTATCTCTTGCTAACTAG
- a CDS encoding iron-containing alcohol dehydrogenase yields the protein MFQFMTSTKIIFGDGALSASLSLFNQYGYSVLLVTGNTLERTSIVTDYLDAQSMRYQHIAVSGEPNIKMVEEAATSARRFKPDMVVAMGGGSAIDMGKALAAVLPNQGNLYDYVEVVGRNVPLKTKPLPFIAIPTTASTGAEVTKNAVLKSGQDQVKISLRSPDMLADVAIVDPTLTHGTNLYLSGRGAMDAFTHLMEAYVCGEPNSLTDMICEEGLRKLSSSVVKACVYDEPQARSDLAFASMLGGMAITNAKLGAAHGLASALGGKISAPHSVITARLAPFVMLENIAVAKEQQRNDILARYQRIAQIVTGNAKAKEEDAIAWLSEVLDTLKLPSLLEFGVCEAQFDEVSADALKSVAIKGNPLPLNQERLVHILQQVCEECCCGGEYHETASMNQTAQLAPEQATESSFTIINSYASENSVVEKGNSWTI from the coding sequence ATGTTTCAATTTATGACATCTACAAAGATCATCTTTGGTGATGGAGCACTTTCCGCTTCATTGTCTCTCTTTAATCAATATGGTTACAGCGTCCTATTGGTTACTGGCAATACATTAGAGCGTACTTCAATTGTAACTGACTATCTCGATGCGCAGAGTATGCGTTACCAGCACATAGCAGTTTCGGGTGAACCCAATATCAAAATGGTTGAAGAGGCTGCCACGTCTGCTCGGCGATTTAAACCTGACATGGTCGTGGCCATGGGTGGAGGCAGTGCGATTGATATGGGGAAAGCTTTGGCGGCGGTTTTACCTAATCAAGGTAATTTATACGACTATGTCGAAGTGGTTGGGCGTAATGTTCCTCTGAAAACCAAACCGCTTCCGTTTATCGCTATTCCAACCACAGCGAGTACAGGTGCAGAAGTCACTAAAAACGCGGTGCTGAAATCAGGGCAAGATCAGGTCAAAATCAGCCTTCGAAGCCCTGACATGCTAGCCGATGTTGCGATTGTTGACCCAACCCTAACTCATGGTACCAATCTGTATTTATCGGGGCGTGGTGCTATGGATGCCTTTACCCATCTAATGGAAGCCTATGTGTGTGGTGAACCCAATTCACTCACCGATATGATCTGTGAGGAAGGGCTACGCAAGTTAAGTAGCTCTGTGGTTAAAGCGTGCGTTTATGATGAGCCTCAAGCGCGTTCTGATCTTGCCTTCGCTTCTATGCTCGGTGGAATGGCAATAACCAATGCCAAACTTGGCGCCGCGCACGGATTAGCTTCTGCGTTAGGTGGCAAGATATCTGCACCACACAGTGTTATAACAGCGCGCTTAGCGCCATTTGTGATGCTAGAAAACATTGCAGTAGCGAAAGAGCAGCAAAGAAACGACATATTAGCGCGTTATCAGCGCATCGCTCAGATAGTGACCGGTAATGCAAAAGCAAAAGAAGAAGACGCGATTGCTTGGTTATCTGAAGTGTTGGACACGTTAAAGCTTCCAAGCCTACTGGAGTTTGGTGTCTGCGAAGCTCAGTTTGATGAGGTGTCTGCCGATGCGCTCAAATCAGTGGCTATTAAAGGAAATCCTTTACCGTTGAATCAAGAGAGGCTTGTACATATTCTTCAGCAGGTTTGTGAGGAGTGCTGCTGTGGAGGGGAATACCATGAGACAGCCTCGATGAATCAAACTGCTCAACTTGCCCCAGAGCAGGCTACGGAGTCGAGTTTTACCATCATTAACTCTTATGCGTCTGAGAACAGTGTTGTAGAGAAAGGCAATAGTTGGACTATTTGA
- a CDS encoding GrxA family glutaredoxin, protein MFVVIFGRPACPFCVRAKEHAETLKAKRDDFNYRYVDIHAEGISKADLEKTVGKPVDTVPQIFIDQDHIGGCTEFEAYAKENLGLFD, encoded by the coding sequence ATGTTTGTAGTTATTTTTGGTCGCCCTGCTTGTCCATTCTGTGTTCGTGCAAAAGAGCATGCTGAAACTCTTAAAGCTAAACGCGATGACTTCAACTACCGTTATGTTGATATCCACGCTGAAGGCATCAGCAAAGCTGACCTAGAAAAGACTGTTGGTAAACCTGTAGACACAGTGCCACAAATCTTCATCGACCAAGACCACATCGGCGGCTGCACAGAATTTGAAGCATACGCAAAAGAAAACCTAGGTCTTTTCGACTAA
- a CDS encoding aspartate:alanine antiporter translates to MNIDVVLLLKQNPILLIFVVLSIGLAIGKIRFGSLQLGNSIGVLITSLIMGHLGFSFNADALTIGFMLFIYCVGIEAGPNFFGIFFRDGKHYLILSLVVLSTAIALTYFCSEYLGLGFGLSAGMMAGALTATPILVGAQDALNSGLAEVPRNMDLGLVIENLSVGYAMAYLVGLISMIMFARLIPKLQKVNLHDSAEQIAQERGLGTSGQRKVYLPIIRAYRVGPELISWTDGKNLRELGIYRQTGCYIERIRRNGILAHPDGDAILQEGDEIALVGFPDSHARLDPSFRNGKEVFDRNLLDLRIVEEEIVVKSDNIAGKRLSDLNLSEYGCFLNRVVRAQIEMPMDLNIVLSKGDVLQVSGEKSRVHGLAEKIGFISIHSQMADLMAFCSFFILGILFGLITMTFGQVSFGLGNAVGLLLSGIMLGFLRANHPTFGYVPQGALNMVKDLGLMFFMVGIGLSAGGKIFEHLTQVGPQVIGIALIVSVLPVFFAYLVGAYALKMNRALLFGAIIGARTCAPAMDIVNDHARSTIPALGYAGTYAIANILMTLAGTFIIIIS, encoded by the coding sequence GTGAATATCGACGTTGTCTTGCTGTTAAAACAAAACCCCATCCTTCTCATCTTTGTTGTGTTATCTATTGGCCTCGCCATTGGTAAAATTCGTTTCGGTAGCCTCCAACTTGGAAACTCAATCGGTGTTCTGATTACTTCTCTTATCATGGGACATCTTGGCTTTTCCTTTAACGCCGACGCTCTCACAATTGGTTTCATGCTCTTCATTTACTGTGTAGGTATTGAAGCCGGCCCCAACTTCTTCGGTATATTCTTCAGAGATGGCAAGCATTACCTCATTCTTAGCCTGGTTGTACTTTCTACCGCCATTGCCCTTACCTACTTTTGCAGCGAATATTTGGGTCTTGGTTTCGGTCTTTCCGCAGGCATGATGGCTGGAGCACTAACAGCAACACCGATATTGGTTGGTGCGCAAGATGCGCTCAATTCAGGTTTAGCTGAAGTACCAAGAAACATGGACTTGGGTCTGGTCATAGAGAACCTATCCGTAGGCTACGCGATGGCTTATTTAGTCGGCTTAATCAGTATGATTATGTTTGCCCGCCTTATTCCAAAGCTCCAGAAAGTAAACCTACACGACTCAGCAGAACAAATAGCTCAAGAGCGCGGCTTAGGCACCTCTGGTCAGCGTAAGGTTTACTTACCCATTATCCGAGCTTATCGTGTGGGACCTGAGCTTATCTCCTGGACAGACGGCAAAAACCTTCGTGAACTTGGCATCTATCGTCAAACGGGCTGCTACATCGAGCGCATTCGACGTAATGGTATTCTTGCCCACCCGGATGGCGATGCCATTCTGCAAGAAGGCGATGAAATCGCATTGGTTGGTTTCCCTGACAGCCACGCTCGTCTTGATCCAAGTTTCCGAAACGGCAAAGAAGTTTTTGACCGTAACCTTCTCGATCTACGAATCGTTGAAGAAGAGATCGTCGTTAAAAGTGACAACATCGCGGGCAAGCGTTTATCTGACTTAAACTTATCCGAATACGGCTGTTTCCTTAACCGCGTAGTAAGAGCTCAAATTGAAATGCCGATGGACTTAAACATCGTACTTTCTAAAGGTGATGTACTACAAGTCAGTGGTGAAAAGAGCCGTGTTCACGGCCTTGCAGAAAAAATTGGTTTCATCTCTATTCATAGCCAAATGGCCGATTTAATGGCCTTCTGTAGTTTCTTCATTCTGGGTATTTTGTTTGGCTTGATAACCATGACATTCGGTCAAGTCTCTTTTGGATTAGGTAATGCCGTTGGGCTTCTTCTATCGGGCATCATGCTTGGCTTCTTAAGAGCAAACCACCCTACCTTCGGCTACGTTCCTCAAGGGGCGTTGAATATGGTCAAAGATCTCGGTTTGATGTTCTTTATGGTCGGTATCGGCTTGAGCGCCGGTGGTAAGATATTTGAGCATTTGACCCAAGTGGGTCCACAAGTTATCGGTATAGCACTTATCGTGAGTGTACTTCCGGTATTCTTCGCTTACCTAGTTGGCGCTTACGCACTGAAGATGAACCGAGCTCTTCTTTTTGGAGCCATCATTGGCGCACGAACCTGTGCTCCGGCAATGGACATAGTAAACGACCACGCTCGTTCAACTATTCCAGCACTGGGTTACGCGGGTACGTACGCGATAGCCAATATATTGATGACCTTAGCGGGTACCTTTATCATTATCATTAGCTAG